Proteins encoded together in one Vigna angularis cultivar LongXiaoDou No.4 chromosome 5, ASM1680809v1, whole genome shotgun sequence window:
- the LOC108339080 gene encoding aspartic proteinase CDR1 has translation MLTMAANMQSFSSLVLVLLFLCNTCLSNPLKGFSVEMMHRDSEKSPFYRPSETHSQRVSKAIQRSIARSNHLKKPSASIDTVESTVIPNSGEYLMTYSVGTPPFKVLSIVDTGSNIVWLQCKPCIDCYEQNSPIFDPRKSTTYKNLPCTSRACQAVGASSCSEKCEYSINYGDGSHSVGDLSVDTITLSSTEGSPVKLPNIAIGCGHDNTGTFEASGSGIVGLSGGATSLISQLGSTIEGKFSYCLPPFFAGSKSSSKLSFGDAAVVSGKGVVSTPIIKKENQIFYFLTLKSLSVGGKTVAVGSTSSESGEEGNIIIDSGTTLTLLPSQAYTEFESAVADAVKLERVSDPNGFLRLCYQTGSKSQQEIPVITAHFTGADVVLKPVNTFLQVADGISCLAFRATDDLSIFGNVAQQNFLVGYDLENKTVSFKPTDCNKE, from the coding sequence ATGTTAACAATGGCAGCAAATATGCAAAGCTTTTCATCTCTTGTTCTCGTTCTGTTGTTTCTCTGCAACACTTGTCTCTCAAACCCTCTGAAGGGCTTCAGTGTGGAAATGATGCACCGTGATTCTGAAAAATCACCATTCTATCGTCCCTCAGAAACTCATTCTCAAAGAGTTTCCAAAGCCATTCAGCGTTCCATAGCTCGTTCCAATCATCTCAAAAAACCTTCTGCTTCCATAGACACGGTTGAATCCACCGTGATACCGAATTCAGGTGAATATCTCATGACCTATTCAGTAGGAACTCCACCATTCAAAGTTCTAAGTATAGTTGATACTGGTAGCAACATTGTCTGGTTGCAGTGTAAACCTTGCATAGACTGCTACGAACAAAACAGTCCTATATTTGATCCTAGAAAATCCACAACATACAAAAATCTACCTTGTACTTCTAGGGCATGTCAAGCTGTGGGAGCTTCCTCTTGCTCAGAGAAATGTGAATATAGCATTAACTATGGTGATGGATCACATTCAGTAGGAGATCTCAGTGTGGACACCATAACCCTAAGTTCCACCGAAGGTTCACCTGTCAAACTTCCTAACATTGCTATAGGGTGTGGACATGACAATACTGGGACCTTTGAAGCCAGTGGTTCTGGCATAGTTGGTCTTTCTGGTGGAGCCACTTCTCTTATATCTCAGTTGGGTTCTACAATTGAGGGAAAGTTTTCCTACTGTTTGCCACCATTTTTTGCAGGGTCTAAATCATCCAGCAAACTCAGTTTCGGAGATGCTGCTGTGGTTTCTGGGAAAGGGGTTGTCTCAACTCCTATAATCAAAAAAGAGAATCAAATATTCTACTTCCTTACCTTGAAATCATTGAGTGTTGGAGGAAAAACAGTAGCTGTCGGAAGCACTTCTTCCGAGTCTGGTGAAGAGGGAAACATCATAATCGACTCAGGGACAACACTCACTCTTTTGCCGAGTCAGGCTTACACAGAATTTGAATCTGCAGTAGCAGATGCAGTGAAACTGGAACGTGTCAGCGACCCGAATGGCTTTTTGAGGCTATGCTATCAAACTGGTTCAAAATCTCAACAAGAAATACCAGTAATCACAGCACATTTCACAGGTGCAGATGTTGTTTTGAAACCAGTCAACACCTTTCTTCAGGTTGCTGATGGGATCTCATGTTTAGCTTTTCGTGCAACTGATGATCTCTCCATCTTTGGAAACGTCGCACAGCAGAACTTCTTGGTTGGATACGATCTAGAAAACAAAACTGTTTCTTTTAAGCCTACAGATTGTAATAAGGAgtga